One genomic segment of Mycoplasmopsis agalactiae PG2 includes these proteins:
- the topA gene encoding type I DNA topoisomerase, whose protein sequence is MSYKLVIVESPNKVETIKKYLGENYNVMASVGHIARLSKKGSMGLGIDMSKWEPEFEIDPAKKEIVKQLKTAVKDADFVYIATDPDREGEAIGDHLVKYLKCKEGKFARIKYNEITKDAILYSVENPTQLDQNLIDAQKTRRMLDRIIGFRLSQLMQKKLSNSPATPSAGRVQSIALKLVVDREKEIENFVPRGYYSIEALISDSLTAEIYMPKHIAAEKTWVFPDELESVKKSIDILPSNILVVKDIKESKKTLPALTPFKQAALYKKSPFSSSITQASLQRLYEGFGDGSLISYPRTDSTRLSHTFVNATKNYISIKYGDEYVLDKVKGFKGDQDAHEAIRPTDITLLPDEAKNKYDLNNYDYQIYKLIYEHTLMCLITPPLRANKTYKFAKDKLEFRLNVSWVLFDGYYIVKGEMNESVDPDYKIGQLVSVREFVIEGKETNPPARYSEGSLIEKLDDIKVGRPSTFATTVKIILNREYVRSENAALVPTDFGKLILEKLIQDFPDIINEGYTAEVENQLDLIATNKISVAPVMEDFYSKFKNNYESASQNLDHTSMSLQKIDESCPNDNGNLVIRRNKRGDKFIACDNFPKCNFTKSYDDGSNKKRFFRRKAK, encoded by the coding sequence ATGAGTTATAAATTGGTAATTGTTGAATCACCAAATAAAGTGGAGACTATAAAAAAATATCTTGGAGAAAATTATAATGTAATGGCTTCAGTCGGCCATATTGCAAGATTAAGCAAAAAAGGATCAATGGGCTTAGGCATTGATATGAGTAAATGAGAGCCCGAATTCGAAATTGATCCAGCTAAAAAAGAGATTGTAAAGCAGCTAAAAACTGCTGTAAAGGATGCTGATTTTGTATATATAGCAACTGACCCTGATCGTGAAGGCGAAGCTATTGGTGATCATTTAGTTAAGTATTTAAAATGTAAAGAAGGCAAATTTGCCAGAATTAAATACAATGAAATAACTAAAGATGCTATTTTATATTCAGTTGAAAATCCAACTCAGTTAGATCAAAATTTAATTGATGCACAAAAAACTAGAAGAATGCTTGACAGAATAATTGGTTTTAGATTAAGCCAATTAATGCAAAAAAAGTTATCTAACTCTCCTGCTACTCCTTCAGCAGGTAGAGTGCAATCAATTGCGCTTAAATTAGTAGTTGATAGAGAAAAAGAAATTGAAAATTTTGTGCCTAGAGGATATTATTCAATTGAAGCTTTAATTTCTGATTCACTAACAGCAGAAATTTATATGCCTAAGCATATTGCAGCTGAAAAAACCTGAGTGTTTCCTGATGAGTTAGAGTCTGTTAAAAAGAGTATTGATATTTTGCCAAGTAATATTTTGGTAGTTAAAGATATAAAAGAGTCTAAAAAAACATTACCAGCACTTACTCCTTTTAAACAAGCAGCTTTATATAAAAAGAGTCCATTTAGCTCATCTATTACTCAAGCTTCATTGCAAAGACTTTATGAAGGTTTTGGTGATGGCAGTTTAATTAGTTACCCACGTACTGATAGCACTAGATTAAGTCACACTTTTGTTAATGCAACTAAAAACTATATTTCAATTAAGTATGGCGATGAATATGTTTTGGACAAAGTTAAAGGTTTTAAAGGTGACCAAGATGCTCACGAAGCTATTAGGCCTACCGATATAACGCTATTGCCTGATGAAGCTAAAAATAAGTATGATTTGAATAATTATGATTATCAAATTTATAAATTAATTTATGAACACACGCTTATGTGTTTAATTACTCCACCACTAAGAGCTAATAAAACATATAAGTTTGCTAAAGATAAATTAGAGTTTAGACTAAATGTAAGTTGAGTGCTTTTTGATGGCTATTATATAGTAAAAGGCGAGATGAATGAAAGTGTCGATCCTGACTATAAAATAGGTCAATTGGTAAGTGTTAGAGAGTTTGTAATTGAAGGCAAAGAAACTAATCCGCCTGCTAGATATTCTGAAGGTTCTTTAATTGAAAAACTAGATGATATTAAAGTTGGTCGTCCTTCAACATTTGCTACAACTGTTAAAATTATTTTAAACAGAGAATATGTAAGGTCAGAAAATGCTGCATTAGTACCTACTGATTTTGGTAAATTAATTTTAGAAAAACTAATTCAAGACTTTCCAGATATTATTAACGAAGGCTATACAGCAGAAGTTGAAAATCAATTAGATCTTATTGCAACTAATAAAATATCTGTTGCCCCCGTAATGGAAGACTTTTATAGTAAGTTTAAAAACAATTATGAAAGCGCTTCTCAAAACTTAGATCATACATCAATGAGCTTGCAAAAAATTGATGAATCTTGTCCTAATGATAATGGTAATTTAGTTATCAGAAGAAATAAAAGAGGCGATAAATTTATCGCTTGCGATAATTTTCCTAAGTGTAACTTTACAAAAAGTTATGATGATGGAAGCAATAAAAAGAGATTTTTCAGAAGGAAAGCTAAATAA
- the rpsF gene encoding 30S ribosomal protein S6 produces the protein MNKYEIMLIIDPAIDMAMANEIVESVFDKKNINKVVKLENSTLAYPINKSSKAQYVVYTLEAKSELIAEFTRRANIAKFIWRQMVINLDTEKGFQRSKKAFKHRIAKDAKVANKGTGVKQLIENLEKTMSHKAKPSFKKEVKKSN, from the coding sequence ATGAATAAGTATGAAATTATGTTAATTATTGATCCAGCAATCGATATGGCAATGGCTAACGAAATTGTTGAATCAGTTTTTGACAAAAAAAACATAAATAAAGTAGTTAAATTAGAAAATTCTACTTTAGCTTACCCAATTAACAAATCATCAAAAGCTCAATATGTAGTTTACACACTTGAAGCTAAAAGTGAATTAATTGCTGAATTTACTCGTAGAGCAAATATCGCTAAATTCATTTGAAGACAAATGGTTATAAATTTAGATACTGAAAAAGGTTTTCAAAGATCGAAGAAAGCATTCAAACACAGAATTGCTAAGGATGCTAAAGTTGCTAACAAAGGTACAGGTGTTAAACAACTAATTGAAAACTTAGAAAAAACAATGTCACACAAAGCAAAGCCTTCTTTTAAAAAAGAAGTTAAGAAAAGTAACTAA
- a CDS encoding single-stranded DNA-binding protein, translating to MNKVLLVGRIASDIKLSKMQNGASSIKTSIAVKKPNNANNVVEFIDIIAKENVADFIVKNVSKGTLVSLEGYLSLYRFKNKAGTSVKLTYVNVQEISVLSKSNKNVAENSKLDSAQVITDNDIPTAESIIED from the coding sequence ATGAATAAGGTGTTATTAGTTGGCAGAATAGCTAGTGATATTAAGCTAAGCAAAATGCAAAATGGAGCTAGTTCAATTAAAACTTCAATAGCTGTAAAAAAGCCTAATAATGCAAATAATGTTGTCGAATTTATTGACATTATTGCAAAAGAAAATGTTGCTGATTTTATTGTTAAAAATGTTTCTAAAGGAACATTAGTATCCTTAGAAGGCTACTTAAGTCTTTACAGATTTAAAAACAAGGCAGGAACTTCAGTCAAACTAACTTATGTAAATGTTCAAGAAATTAGTGTGCTTTCAAAAAGCAATAAAAATGTTGCTGAAAACTCTAAATTAGATAGTGCACAAGTAATTACTGATAATGACATCCCAACTGCTGAATCAATTATTGAAGACTAA
- the rpsR gene encoding 30S ribosomal protein S18, which yields MANFKKVKKGRNLRRKCELCETNIEYVDYKNVEFITKFISGIGQIKPHVSTGTCARHQRKVANAIKRARFMALIPYTKDKIRVLAPAASANTAQAPAEKAKKEAVAA from the coding sequence ATGGCTAATTTTAAAAAAGTTAAAAAAGGCAGAAACTTAAGACGTAAGTGTGAATTGTGTGAAACCAACATTGAATATGTTGACTACAAAAATGTTGAATTTATAACAAAATTTATTTCAGGTATTGGTCAAATCAAACCTCATGTTTCAACAGGAACATGTGCTAGACACCAAAGAAAAGTTGCAAACGCTATTAAAAGAGCACGTTTTATGGCTTTAATTCCTTATACAAAGGATAAAATTCGTGTTTTAGCACCTGCTGCTTCAGCAAATACAGCTCAAGCACCTGCTGAAAAAGCTAAAAAAGAAGCTGTAGCTGCTTAA
- the whiA gene encoding DNA-binding protein WhiA, protein MNFTKEIKLEILNKKRNNDDASEFLRGYIYSKCIIENDIIKLRIYDNLTKSTVLKSLNKIGIQYEKNSIVLINKNDFSLVEEFSYPSSFFQGVFVGNGSISNLNNSSYHLQIASNYEQFIDVIINKLNEYDFNFVKIKHNKKFIAYIKKHEKISDFLKAISVTTSFFNFMDNTISRDFFNNTNRLRNIDASNINKIVNANSKYIKNINLMRELNLENNFSAEQLKLFNLIKENPNESLSSIAYLYTLRENKEITKSGIYHWLKKLEKVTGKNRNK, encoded by the coding sequence ATGAATTTTACAAAAGAAATTAAGCTTGAAATATTGAATAAAAAAAGAAATAATGATGATGCTAGTGAATTTTTAAGAGGTTATATATATTCAAAATGCATTATTGAAAATGATATTATCAAGCTTAGAATTTATGACAATTTGACCAAAAGCACTGTTTTAAAGAGCTTAAATAAAATTGGCATACAATATGAAAAAAATTCTATTGTTTTAATTAACAAAAATGATTTTTCATTAGTGGAAGAATTTAGCTATCCTTCTTCATTTTTTCAAGGTGTTTTTGTTGGTAATGGATCAATTAGTAACCTTAATAATTCGTCATACCACTTGCAAATTGCTTCAAATTATGAACAATTCATTGATGTTATAATCAATAAACTCAATGAATATGACTTTAATTTTGTCAAAATCAAACACAATAAAAAATTTATAGCTTACATTAAAAAACACGAAAAAATAAGTGATTTTTTAAAGGCTATTTCAGTCACTACATCATTTTTTAATTTCATGGATAACACTATAAGTAGAGACTTTTTTAATAACACTAATAGACTAAGAAACATTGACGCTTCAAATATAAATAAAATAGTAAATGCAAATAGTAAATACATTAAAAATATCAATTTAATGCGTGAACTAAATCTCGAAAATAACTTCAGTGCTGAGCAACTAAAACTCTTTAATCTTATTAAAGAAAACCCAAATGAGAGTTTGTCTTCTATAGCTTATTTATACACCTTAAGGGAAAATAAAGAGATTACCAAAAGCGGCATATATCACTGGCTTAAAAAATTAGAAAAAGTTACTGGTAAAAATAGAAATAAATAG
- a CDS encoding phosphopentomutase: protein MAKFKRVFMIVTDGLGIGPDKDQKKFGDAGANTLYSASLSSMFFIDTWKKLGIGNVAQLEGNYHTKSPLAYVSRIQEVSNAKDTLAGHWEMMGIKTEVPFPTFTETGFPADLIAELEKAFDNRKIICNKAGSGTEIIDQYAEEQKQNGSIIVYTSNDSVLQIAAHEEWIGLDNLYKYGKAAREICSSKPEWNVGRIIVRPFVGENGKYTRTFNRHDYANAPEPMILNKLQEAGIEVIAIGKINDIFVGQGISRAIHSSGDADGMDKAIELAQLDEENKFIFVNLVQFDSHYGHRRDVDGFASNVATLDSKLGKLIQVMKKDDLLIMTSDHGNDPAYPGFNHTREMLPLTIYSKMFKEPRVLNDVTGLGTTGNIVARNFGVETVSLTGEDIFDKLV, encoded by the coding sequence ATGGCTAAATTTAAAAGAGTTTTCATGATAGTTACTGATGGTTTAGGCATTGGACCAGATAAAGATCAAAAAAAATTCGGTGATGCAGGGGCAAACACATTATATTCTGCATCACTTAGTTCAATGTTTTTCATTGACACATGAAAAAAATTAGGTATTGGTAATGTTGCACAATTAGAAGGAAATTACCACACTAAAAGTCCGCTTGCTTATGTATCAAGAATTCAAGAAGTTTCAAATGCTAAAGATACATTAGCAGGTCACTGAGAAATGATGGGAATTAAAACTGAAGTGCCTTTCCCTACATTTACCGAAACAGGCTTTCCAGCAGACTTGATTGCTGAATTAGAAAAAGCTTTTGACAACAGAAAAATAATTTGCAATAAAGCTGGTTCAGGTACTGAAATAATTGATCAATACGCTGAAGAACAAAAGCAAAATGGTAGCATAATTGTTTATACTTCAAACGATTCAGTGCTTCAAATTGCCGCTCATGAAGAGTGAATTGGTTTAGATAACTTATACAAATATGGTAAGGCAGCTAGAGAAATTTGTTCATCTAAGCCTGAGTGAAACGTTGGTAGAATTATTGTTCGTCCTTTTGTCGGTGAAAATGGCAAATATACTAGAACATTTAACAGACATGACTATGCAAATGCACCAGAACCAATGATTTTAAATAAATTGCAAGAAGCAGGAATTGAAGTTATTGCTATAGGTAAAATAAATGATATTTTTGTAGGACAAGGCATTTCAAGAGCAATTCACTCTAGCGGTGATGCTGATGGCATGGACAAGGCTATTGAACTTGCTCAATTAGATGAAGAAAACAAATTTATTTTTGTCAACCTAGTACAATTTGACTCACACTATGGTCACCGTAGAGATGTTGATGGCTTTGCATCAAATGTTGCTACATTAGATTCAAAACTTGGCAAACTAATACAAGTGATGAAAAAAGATGACTTGTTAATCATGACTAGTGACCATGGTAATGACCCTGCTTATCCAGGCTTTAACCACACACGTGAAATGCTACCTTTAACTATTTATTCAAAAATGTTTAAAGAACCAAGAGTTTTAAATGATGTTACAGGATTGGGCACTACTGGAAACATTGTAGCCCGTAATTTTGGAGTTGAAACTGTTTCATTAACAGGTGAAGATATTTTTGATAAATTAGTTTAA
- a CDS encoding MAG2810 family protein: MSNFNLILSREKFNHQKYAPVKGIVKAKLNEYYAEKKNSRKINLATVGAYVSIPLFIIAVILLLSSVAISFVVIFKTGNSWLLQPDHFRPLLASLYSLAFVFLIAWCILYPIVFNARVFLKRDIVASVNNRELTDHLLDYIGLKPLYKNDESGNKIVNFANISFFKNTSNFKNLSKFNVINNKYEMYEAVSNKQLIRMQNIEFRSEEWIKINDLSNKEIKKLKSAKSLIYKDKIQKIENKLYFGIAAKLLNLNKNVSLTLFDELNNYTPEGFKKVEVKDEFMSLNINSEEPSLMQKWASDTNNLSYLSDLKNEFDSIAINSSISLKNSRKDKSFAKDLAILIKNQEAFIWFKTPTQLLDLYFKTPTLNKETVTELIVNKILDEFYLVYLSLMFLAPFGYDNVVSISENEAKDESSN; encoded by the coding sequence ATGAGTAATTTTAATTTAATACTTTCAAGAGAAAAATTCAATCATCAAAAGTATGCTCCTGTCAAAGGAATTGTTAAAGCTAAATTAAATGAATATTATGCTGAAAAGAAAAATAGTAGAAAAATTAACCTTGCAACAGTTGGAGCTTATGTAAGTATTCCACTATTTATCATTGCAGTTATTTTGCTGCTTTCATCAGTTGCAATATCTTTTGTAGTTATCTTTAAAACTGGCAATAGTTGACTACTACAACCAGATCATTTTCGCCCTTTACTAGCTTCACTTTATAGCTTGGCTTTTGTATTTTTAATAGCTTGATGTATTCTTTATCCAATAGTTTTTAATGCTAGAGTGTTTTTAAAAAGGGACATTGTAGCTAGTGTTAATAATAGAGAATTAACTGACCATTTACTTGATTATATTGGACTAAAACCATTATATAAAAATGACGAAAGTGGCAATAAAATAGTCAATTTTGCAAATATTAGCTTCTTTAAAAACACATCTAATTTCAAAAACTTAAGCAAGTTTAATGTCATTAACAATAAATATGAAATGTATGAAGCTGTTTCAAATAAACAACTTATTAGAATGCAAAACATTGAATTTAGAAGCGAAGAGTGAATTAAGATTAATGATTTAAGTAACAAAGAAATAAAGAAATTAAAGAGCGCTAAATCACTTATTTATAAAGACAAAATTCAAAAAATAGAAAACAAACTTTACTTCGGCATTGCAGCTAAATTACTAAATTTAAATAAAAATGTTAGCCTAACTCTTTTTGATGAACTAAATAATTACACTCCTGAAGGCTTTAAAAAAGTTGAAGTAAAAGATGAATTCATGTCTCTAAACATTAATTCAGAAGAGCCTTCATTAATGCAAAAATGAGCAAGCGACACAAACAATTTATCATACCTTAGTGACTTAAAAAATGAATTTGACAGCATTGCTATAAATAGCTCTATAAGCCTTAAAAACAGTCGTAAAGATAAATCTTTTGCTAAAGATTTGGCAATCTTAATTAAAAATCAAGAAGCTTTTATTTGATTCAAAACTCCTACTCAATTGTTAGATTTATACTTCAAAACACCTACATTAAATAAAGAAACGGTAACTGAATTAATTGTTAATAAAATTTTAGATGAGTTTTACTTAGTTTACCTTTCATTAATGTTTTTAGCTCCTTTTGGCTATGATAATGTAGTTTCTATAAGTGAAAATGAAGCCAAAGATGAATCATCAAACTAA
- the ligA gene encoding NAD-dependent DNA ligase LigA, with protein MQKEEAKELIKSLVEKINQWNYEYYQLNKPSVSDLEYDKALLELEKLEKEHPDLILSNSPTFRIGSFASEKFTKFVYQKPMLSLAKAYNYDDINSFINNISKIVPTENINFNIEPKIDGLSIALRYKQGKLVKAATRGDGSEGEDVTENIYQIKSIPKLINYFNDLEVRGEVFITKNDFKKINESNNFANARNAASGTLRQLDANIVAERNLSAFLYEIVEPEKHGIYYQHEALEFMKNLDFPTNPFSKVVEIEELEESISDFAEIKNKLDYDADGLVIKLNDLQMWDKLGKTSKFPKHSIAFKYDVEVASSRITDILTSVGRTGKITYIANILPVLLNQTTVKAATLHNHNFIKDMNININDEVNIIKAGEIIPKVISLKEEKNYVDYYKKATNCPSCGSQLVEFEGIVDQFCTNDECPDKNINNIYHFASRNCLNIVGLGLSTVKDFYPKFIKNIKDIFDLHKYRAELIKLPRYRDLKVDNILNSIESAKNKKFSKVIFALGIKHIGQRAAKLIADNYANFAELLDDHNLLKLQNTKNIGPKIIESLIEFISSPANQDLLAFLDAIFNYEGKAKVISTILSGYTFVITGVLSEPRSHFVKLIEEHSGNVSSAISSKTSYLLAGSDAGSKLEKAYKTGTKVINEEQFYDLIKQ; from the coding sequence ATGCAAAAAGAAGAAGCAAAAGAGTTAATTAAGTCATTAGTTGAAAAAATAAATCAATGAAATTATGAATATTATCAATTAAATAAGCCCAGCGTTTCTGATTTGGAATACGATAAAGCTTTACTAGAGCTAGAAAAATTAGAAAAAGAGCATCCTGATTTAATTCTTAGTAACAGCCCAACTTTTAGAATTGGCTCTTTTGCTTCTGAAAAATTTACTAAATTTGTGTACCAAAAACCTATGTTATCTTTAGCTAAAGCCTATAACTATGATGATATTAATAGCTTTATAAACAATATTTCAAAAATTGTACCGACTGAAAATATAAACTTTAATATTGAACCTAAAATTGATGGGCTAAGCATCGCTTTGCGCTATAAACAAGGCAAACTGGTCAAAGCAGCCACTAGAGGAGATGGCTCTGAAGGAGAAGATGTTACTGAAAACATTTACCAAATTAAATCAATTCCTAAGCTTATTAATTACTTTAATGATCTAGAAGTGCGTGGCGAAGTTTTTATAACTAAGAATGATTTTAAAAAAATAAATGAAAGCAATAATTTTGCTAATGCAAGAAACGCTGCTAGTGGCACTTTGAGGCAATTAGATGCTAATATTGTTGCAGAAAGAAATCTTAGTGCATTTTTATATGAAATAGTTGAGCCAGAAAAGCATGGTATTTATTATCAACATGAAGCGCTTGAATTTATGAAAAATTTAGATTTCCCAACTAATCCTTTTTCAAAAGTTGTAGAAATTGAAGAATTAGAAGAATCTATTAGTGATTTTGCTGAAATAAAAAACAAATTAGACTATGACGCAGATGGATTGGTCATTAAGCTTAATGATTTACAAATGTGGGATAAATTAGGCAAAACTTCCAAGTTCCCTAAGCACTCAATTGCTTTTAAATATGATGTTGAAGTAGCATCAAGTAGAATAACTGACATATTAACTTCGGTTGGCAGAACTGGAAAAATTACTTATATTGCAAACATTTTGCCTGTGTTATTAAATCAAACTACAGTTAAAGCTGCTACATTGCATAATCATAATTTTATTAAGGATATGAACATCAATATTAATGATGAAGTTAATATTATAAAAGCAGGCGAAATAATACCTAAGGTTATAAGCTTAAAAGAAGAGAAAAATTACGTAGATTACTATAAAAAAGCCACAAACTGTCCTTCTTGTGGCTCACAATTGGTTGAATTTGAAGGCATTGTTGATCAGTTTTGCACTAATGATGAGTGTCCTGATAAAAATATTAATAATATTTATCATTTTGCTTCTAGAAACTGTCTTAATATTGTTGGCTTAGGCTTAAGCACTGTTAAGGATTTTTATCCTAAATTTATAAAAAATATTAAAGATATTTTTGACTTACACAAGTATAGAGCTGAGCTAATTAAACTCCCAAGATATAGAGACTTAAAGGTTGATAACATTTTAAATAGCATTGAAAGTGCAAAAAATAAAAAATTTAGCAAAGTTATATTTGCTTTAGGCATTAAACATATAGGGCAAAGAGCTGCTAAATTAATTGCTGATAATTATGCTAATTTTGCAGAACTACTAGATGATCATAATTTATTAAAACTGCAAAATACTAAAAATATTGGTCCTAAAATAATTGAGAGCTTAATTGAATTTATTTCAAGCCCAGCAAACCAAGATTTACTAGCTTTTTTGGATGCAATTTTTAATTATGAGGGCAAAGCAAAAGTTATAAGTACTATTTTAAGCGGCTATACTTTCGTTATAACTGGGGTCTTATCTGAGCCAAGAAGTCATTTTGTAAAACTAATAGAAGAACACAGTGGAAACGTTTCCAGTGCAATATCAAGCAAAACTAGTTATTTATTAGCTGGTTCTGATGCAGGAAGTAAGTTAGAAAAAGCCTATAAAACAGGCACAAAAGTCATAAATGAAGAACAATTTTATGATCTCATAAAACAGTAG
- a CDS encoding putative immunoglobulin-blocking virulence protein: MNVFKKKKNRVIIFSLATGAVISASTGAVVYSSNSDSNLSRILFNNSTDAQVANNKNNISKSTDSIKDNNVIENTKPKIINPAEEVAPKTPETISENSSAHEINRTTVTPERSEPLIAKPNVITKEIVIHGVKVKATIEVTPDRPVSKHDMDRQINNINPYQNIIVSRVLNVEVTQELRDKSISNALDGKDGTGLFAGTFFKTLENIFTSSSDLASAEAVVRQNIGVYRDNVHRYERLLNSKNVINFLTEKGKQEYPSKKFDSEIQRNIWLINHLDKTKFTKLAKDAEAFLSQGLAISPRSAIINEDGTISSHGFAPDDQFNTVTSRVSRDNRERRVFGYDSPYGRSPDSVWEGSYEDWRKEDVTNKPEYSKYNVSSADGIKLTKLTREKTDNSPGALNEGLVVEIDAANQSGYGKTLDLINKLKNDKVQVTSYRIKNMGSSDPSQAFKNILLALPDNIPQLELFFSAEATNTSSLIALENKYIKELSLYTLGNSLLHKWSFNPLALRKTEWINTVDYNVSRDFLPNVAIPTRITFDTIAFDKEDFANKSFERINDGLRMVYFARNNEPFFQAGLGPGLNPDHNEGNNSYPMGIDFSRIEEIKSLRNLVFNYVVNPNNTPRKIRRLTLFNNNSSFEISSDELTHASFEHFATDAMDQYSKPKIMFSNGDITDSIRISDSNKLDSQAIWNLSKFFEYNEKLKSTKSIKVPENATELRDQLINLGYKVENSDGNITYT; the protein is encoded by the coding sequence ATGAACGTATTTAAGAAAAAGAAAAACAGAGTAATTATTTTTTCACTTGCTACAGGAGCAGTTATTTCTGCATCAACTGGTGCAGTTGTTTATTCATCTAACTCTGATTCAAATTTGTCAAGAATACTTTTTAATAACTCAACAGATGCACAGGTAGCAAATAATAAAAACAACATTAGTAAATCTACTGATTCAATTAAAGATAATAATGTAATTGAAAATACTAAACCTAAAATTATTAATCCAGCTGAAGAAGTAGCTCCTAAAACACCTGAAACAATTAGTGAAAATAGCTCAGCTCATGAAATAAATAGAACAACAGTAACTCCTGAAAGATCTGAACCATTAATTGCTAAACCGAATGTAATTACAAAAGAAATTGTTATTCACGGTGTTAAGGTTAAAGCAACTATTGAAGTAACTCCAGATAGACCCGTTTCTAAACATGATATGGATAGACAAATAAACAACATAAATCCTTACCAAAATATAATCGTAAGTAGAGTACTTAATGTTGAAGTAACTCAAGAATTAAGAGATAAGTCTATAAGCAATGCACTTGATGGAAAAGACGGCACAGGATTATTTGCTGGTACATTTTTCAAAACGCTTGAAAACATTTTTACTAGTAGTAGTGATCTAGCTTCTGCTGAAGCAGTTGTAAGGCAAAATATTGGAGTTTATAGAGACAATGTCCATCGTTATGAAAGACTGCTAAACAGTAAAAATGTAATAAACTTTTTAACTGAAAAAGGCAAACAAGAATACCCTTCAAAGAAGTTTGATTCTGAAATTCAAAGAAACATTTGACTTATTAACCATTTAGATAAAACTAAGTTTACTAAGTTAGCTAAAGATGCTGAAGCATTCTTAAGTCAAGGACTTGCAATTTCACCTAGATCGGCTATTATCAATGAAGATGGAACAATTAGCTCACATGGTTTTGCACCTGATGATCAATTTAACACAGTAACTTCAAGAGTTTCAAGAGACAACCGCGAAAGAAGAGTTTTTGGCTACGATTCACCATATGGTAGATCACCTGATAGTGTCTGAGAAGGCTCATATGAAGACTGAAGAAAAGAAGATGTTACAAATAAACCTGAATATAGTAAATATAATGTAAGCAGTGCTGATGGAATTAAATTAACTAAGCTCACTAGAGAAAAAACAGATAATAGTCCTGGTGCACTTAATGAAGGATTAGTTGTTGAGATTGACGCCGCTAATCAATCAGGCTATGGTAAGACTTTAGATCTTATAAATAAGCTTAAAAATGACAAAGTGCAAGTTACTTCATACAGAATTAAAAATATGGGTTCTAGTGATCCAAGTCAAGCATTTAAGAACATTCTTTTAGCGCTTCCAGACAACATTCCACAATTAGAATTATTCTTTTCAGCTGAAGCTACAAATACAAGTAGTTTAATTGCGCTAGAAAACAAATACATTAAAGAATTGTCGCTCTATACATTAGGTAATTCATTGCTTCATAAATGATCATTCAATCCTTTAGCATTAAGAAAAACTGAGTGAATTAATACAGTTGATTACAATGTAAGCAGAGACTTTTTACCTAATGTAGCAATACCAACAAGAATTACTTTTGACACAATTGCTTTTGATAAAGAAGACTTTGCAAATAAATCATTTGAGCGAATTAACGATGGATTAAGAATGGTATATTTTGCAAGAAACAATGAACCATTTTTCCAAGCAGGACTAGGCCCAGGACTAAATCCTGATCATAATGAAGGTAATAATAGTTATCCAATGGGCATTGATTTTTCTAGAATAGAAGAGATTAAATCACTAAGAAACTTAGTGTTTAATTACGTAGTTAATCCAAATAATACCCCTAGAAAAATCAGAAGGCTGACTTTATTTAATAATAATTCTTCATTTGAAATTTCTTCAGATGAACTAACTCATGCAAGTTTTGAACACTTTGCAACTGATGCTATGGATCAGTACTCTAAGCCAAAAATTATGTTTAGTAATGGCGATATAACTGATTCAATTAGAATAAGCGATTCTAATAAATTAGATTCACAAGCTATATGAAACTTATCTAAGTTTTTTGAATACAATGAAAAACTTAAGTCAACTAAAAGTATTAAAGTTCCAGAAAATGCAACTGAATTAAGAGATCAATTAATTAATTTAGGCTATAAAGTTGAAAACAGTGACGGCAATATAACATATACATAG